The following proteins come from a genomic window of Lolium rigidum isolate FL_2022 chromosome 5, APGP_CSIRO_Lrig_0.1, whole genome shotgun sequence:
- the LOC124655647 gene encoding uncharacterized protein LOC124655647 produces MPNRQATDASLKPYCLPSGIKAGRNKGRLRSLPALQMAAIRPAESTTTHVAEDEPKMKQQNLLLVQRRRPISDAVTNLTNPVTNTSSASPLPPWQQKGQDEIIPKSARTSHLWLKISCSSNVLSQTDVESPAIYQLRIDTLEIWDCSASEKELSKLLSYLPYLSKLEIYSCEKIKMVGVVEQQKTTHNMGFGQTGPQQQETRGEEEIATVAVGGEALVLLPTQLQELMIQNCPQLTLLSSSLNHGGQGGGGLQGLRSLRRLDIIGCPKFLSSYSFSGFPLPTSLQILNLRDIEGIVTLEPLSNLTILYICNCGDLKGEGVWPLAQCRLAVLFVLKTPKFFASSEPQNSPLSCKIEITTDDHTGFLAAPICSLLSSSLTKLYLYSYENDEVERFSKEQEDALQLLSSLQELRFQFFCKLQCLPAGLHRISSLKTLRIEYCQAFRSLPKDSLPCSLQYLYIAHCPALKSLPKDGLPSSLQSLRIWDCPALKSLPEDSLPSSLRKLDIQVGNSKELMWQCRKLKGTIPIIED; encoded by the exons ATGCCGAATAGACAAGCTACAGACGCCAGCTTGAAGCCATACTGCCTCCCATCAGGCATCAAGGCCGGGAGGAATAAGGGGAGGCTGCGCAGCTTGCCAGCACTCCAAATGGCCGCCATTCGGCCAGCAGAGTCGACGACGACACACGTCGCCGAGGATGAGCCCAAGATGAAGCAGCAGAACCTGCTCTTGGTCCAACGCCGAAGACCCATCTCCGACGCGGTGACGAATCTGACAAATCCAGTGACAAACACATCTTCAGCATCTCCACTCCCACCATGGCAGCAGAAAGGCCAGGATGAAATCATCCCCAAATCCGCCAGGACTAGCCACCTC TGGCTCAAAATAAGTTGTTCCAGCAATGTCTTGTCACAGACTGATGTTGAGAGTCCTGCCATATACCAGTTACGAATTGATACCCTGGAGATTTGGGACTGTAGTGCTAGTGAGAAGGAACTGTCAAAGCTGCTCTCCTATCTCCCATATCTGAGCAAGTTAGAAATATACAGTTGTGAGAAGATAAAAATGGTTGGTGTGGTGGAGCAGCAGAAAACAACTCATAACATGGGCTTTGGACAAACTGGACCGCAGCAGCAAGAgacaagaggagaggaggagatagCAACAGTAGCAGTAGGAGGAGAAGCACTTGTGCTCTTGCCTACCCAGCTGCAGGAATTGATGATCCAAAATTGCCCACAGTTGACCCTACTCTCCAGTTCGCTCAACCACGgcggacaaggaggaggagggctCCAAGGCCTCCGCTCCCTCCGCAGATTGGATATAATTGGTTGCCCCAAGTTCCTCTCCTCTTATTCGTTCTCTGGTTTTCCTCTCCCCACCTCTCTCCAAATCCTAAATCTCAGGGATATCGAGGGCATTGTGACGCTGGAGCCCCTCTCAAATCTCACGATTCTGTACATATGTAACTGTGGGGATCTAAAAGGCGAGGGTGTGTGGCCTCTTGCACAGTGTCGTCTCGCAGTTTTATTCGTCTTGAAAACCCCCAAATTCTTTGCCAGTTCCGAGCCCCAAAATTCTCCCCTTTCCTGCAAAATTGAGATAACCACAGATGACCACACAGGTTTCCTTGCTGCGCCCATCTGCAGCCTCCTATCCTCCTCCCTCACCAAATTATACTTGTATTCATATGAAAATGATGAGGTGGAGCGCTTCAGTAAGGAGCAAGAGGATGCTCTTCAGCTCCTCTCCTCCCTCCAGGAGCTCAGGTTTCAATTCTTCTGCAAGCTGCAGTGCCTCCCAGCGGGGCTACACAGAATTTCCAGCCTCAAGACATTACGGATTGAATACTGTCAGGCCTTCCGGTCGCTGCCCAAGGACAGCCTTCCATGTTCTCTACAATATTTATATATCGCTCACTGTCCTGCCCTGAAATCGCTCCCCAAGGACGGCCTCCCAAGTTCTCTACAAAGTCTACGGATTTGGGACTGTCCTGCCCTGAAATCGCTGCCTGAGGACAGCCTCCCAAGTTCACTGCGAAAGTTAGATATCCAGGTTGGCAACAGCAAGGAGCTGATGTGGCAGTGCCGCAAGCTAAAAGGAACCATTCCTATAATCGAAGACTAA
- the LOC124655648 gene encoding putative F-box/kelch-repeat protein At1g15680 codes for MAEDSMDRLTDDILADIISRVPYKSTCCCKCVSPRWRDLIAHPDHRAKMPQSLIGFFYETDDGPTKDRCFINALARGCPPLVDPSLAFLPKHENLHILHGCNGLLLCLLQEGTDTGEIRYYVVCNPSTEKWVAVPTTEWSSRAEAYLAFDPAVSSHFHVCELVNCDDTGNIEDIEAVVIYSSKTGVWSHKADAWSGCNIYIPFGAKTVFFRGELHFCAYNHQHISIDVEENNWKAIPLPGTATASRDVYLSHGQLHFACIGPSELSIWVLEDPSNEVWTLKRNISHLQLFGTEYSAYAVDYVVTSIHPEENLVFIVAGHMHTLMSYEMDSMKRRIIDQVECVSMWPSENMFRCIPYVPLFLGSLADGH; via the coding sequence ATGGCGGAGGACTCGATGGACAGGCTCACCGACGACATCCTCGCCGACATCATCTCGCGCGTGCCCTACAAGTCGACCTGCTGCTGCAAGTGCGTCTCCCCGCGGTGGCGTGACCTCATCGCCCACCCCGACCACCGCGCCAAGATGCCCCAGTCCCTCATCGGCTTCTTCTACGAAACCGACGACGGCCCAACGAAGGATCGCTGTTTTATCAACGCGTTAGCGCGAGGCTGCCCTCCTCTCGTCGACCCCTCGCTGGCGTTCCTGCCCAAACACGAGAATCTTCACATCTTGCACGGCTGCAACggtctcctcctctgcctcctccagGAGGGGACTGATACCGGTGAGATCCGCTATTACGTGGTGTGCAATCCCTCCACGGAGAAGTGGGTGGCCGTGCCTACCACCGAATGGTCTAGCAGGGCAGAAGCTTACCTGGCGTTCGATCCGGCTGTCTCCTCCCACTTCCATGTGTGCGAGCTGGTAAACTGCGATGATACTGGAAATATTGAAGATATTGAGGCGGTCGTTATATACTCGTCGAAAACTGGAGTTTGGAGTCACAAGGCCGACGCTTGGAGCGGATGCAACATTTACATACCCTTCGGCGCGAAAACCGTCTTCTTTAGGGGGGAGCTGCATTTCTGTGCCTACAATCACCAGCATATATCCATTGATGTGGAGGAAAACAATTGGAAAGCCATTCCTCTTCCCGGGACAGCTACCGCTTCGCGTGATGTTTATCTCTCGCATGGTCAGTTGCATTTTGCATGTATTGGTCCTTCTGAATTGTCGATATGGGTTCTTGAGGACCCCAGCAATGAAGTCTGGACCTTGAAGCGCAATATCAGCCACTTGCAGCTCTTCGGAACAGAATATTCAGCATATGCGGTTGATTACGTTGTTACCTCAATCCACCCCGAAGAGAATTTGGTTTTCATAGTTGCTGGACACATGCACACACTGATGTCATATGAAATGGATTCCATGAAGCGGCGTATTATAGATCAAGTTGAATGTGTTAGTATGTGGCCAAGTGAGAACATGTTTCGTTGTATTCCATATGTTCCGTTGTTCTTAGGGTCATTGGCAGATGGGCACTAA